In Primulina eburnea isolate SZY01 chromosome 3, ASM2296580v1, whole genome shotgun sequence, one DNA window encodes the following:
- the LOC140827599 gene encoding uncharacterized protein: protein MVGLFDILFFNCEYILSIHPFYEEENFLLDIKLVLKQEDGRSEAKRFENIVMKQMDEIKMLKKRCAELEGGNVRRRIKGKQFVSEKCDNIVEDEENVDKTKEVTFELADDAASNFDDFVDVVVQEVIFDMAKENKELEGSRSLNALIDEMEFGTEINALNHNSDDVLKEENNNVLGSDSVNRSGDESNGGTVDGTLEVEKRTVFQSSTVDNVRTRADCVKKKKRVYVFDPA from the coding sequence ATGGTTGGTTTGTTtgacattttattttttaattgtgaGTATATTCTGTCGATACATCCATTTTATGAGGAGGAGAATTTTTTGTTGGACATAAAGCTTGTTTTAAAGCAAGAAGATGGTAGATCTGAAGCAAAACGATTTGAAAATATTGTCATGAAACAAATGGATGAGATAAAGATGTTGAAAAAGAGGTGTGCTGAATTAGAGGGTGGAAATGTGAGACGTAGAATTAAGGGAAAACAGTTTGTGAGTGAAAAATGTGACAATATTGTTGAAGATGAGGAGAATGTTGATAAAACCAAGGAAGTTACTTTTGAGTTAGCAGATGATGCAGCCTCTAACTTTGATGATTTTGTAGATGTAGTGGTACAAGAAGTTATTTTTGATATGGCGAAAGAAAACAAAGAATTAGAGGGATCTCGTTCTTTGAATGCTTTAATTGATGAGATGGAATTTGGTACCGAAATTAATGCATTGAATCATAATAGTGACGAtgttttaaaagaagaaaacaaTAACGTGTTAGGAAGTGACTCTGTAAATAGATCAGGTGATGAGAGCAATGGTGGTACTGTTGATGGTACTTTAGAAGTAGAGAAGCGTACTGTTTTTCAATCTTCAACTGTGGACAATGTAAGGACTAGGGCTGATTgtgtgaagaagaaaaaaagggTCTATGTTTTTGACCCCGCCTAG